The Kaustia mangrovi genome has a segment encoding these proteins:
- a CDS encoding diacylglycerol kinase family protein — protein sequence MTVGLLVNPASGKESGKGLSLAHLLAGERRVELAVLDAFDELEGALEDFAEAGVDTLFISSGDGTVQAIQTVLAERSPFKAPPRLALLAHGTTNMTAADLGFSRRSLEAIADAMVRPEVLRRATAVRRRATLRAANPHGRPPQHGMFLGAGALWRGTLYCQTSVHKTGLKGDYYAPALTLATALGKALFAKPDPTDETRIDRPYPMTVTADGAACASGDQLLFLATTLEKLVLGARPFWGGAGRGALRATAIAYPPPSILRYTLSIMYGGEERTLPEGCVSLSAKRIALDQATPFVIDGEFFEAPKDGPLIIEEGPEFEYLLG from the coding sequence ATGACGGTCGGTCTCCTCGTCAATCCCGCCTCCGGCAAGGAAAGCGGAAAGGGCCTTTCCCTCGCCCATCTGCTCGCCGGCGAGCGCCGCGTGGAGCTCGCCGTACTCGACGCCTTCGACGAGCTGGAGGGCGCGCTGGAGGATTTCGCCGAGGCCGGCGTCGACACGCTGTTCATCTCCTCCGGCGACGGCACGGTGCAGGCGATCCAGACGGTGCTTGCGGAGCGTTCGCCCTTCAAGGCCCCGCCCCGGCTTGCCCTCCTGGCGCACGGCACCACCAACATGACGGCGGCCGATCTCGGCTTCTCCAGGCGGTCGCTGGAGGCGATCGCCGATGCCATGGTGCGGCCGGAGGTGCTGCGACGGGCCACCGCCGTCAGGCGCCGCGCCACGCTGCGGGCCGCCAATCCCCATGGCCGGCCGCCCCAGCACGGCATGTTCCTCGGCGCGGGCGCGCTGTGGCGCGGCACGCTTTACTGCCAGACCTCCGTCCACAAGACGGGGCTCAAGGGCGACTACTACGCCCCCGCCCTGACGCTCGCCACAGCCCTCGGCAAGGCGCTCTTCGCAAAGCCGGACCCGACGGACGAGACGCGGATCGACCGTCCCTACCCGATGACCGTGACGGCGGACGGGGCGGCCTGCGCCTCCGGCGACCAGCTCCTGTTCCTCGCCACGACACTGGAGAAACTGGTGCTCGGCGCACGGCCCTTCTGGGGCGGGGCGGGTCGCGGCGCGCTGCGCGCCACCGCCATCGCCTATCCGCCGCCCTCGATTCTGCGCTATACGCTGTCCATCATGTATGGCGGCGAGGAGCGCACCCTGCCGGAGGGCTGCGTGAGCCTGTCCGCCAAGCGGATCGCGCTCGACCAGGCGACCCCCTTCGTCATCGACGGGGAGTTCTTCGAGGCGCCGAAAGACGGGCCGCTGATCATCGAGGAAGGGCCGGAATTCGAGTATCTCCTCGGATGA
- a CDS encoding CDP-alcohol phosphatidyltransferase family protein, producing MLDEDHAMATATSEPYEAEGAQETAQTGQPALCVLAGSAPRLWGSTLAERTERQFVRAGLDRFVSADEAALEGGHVILVRADAVIDQPLVPILIARRDFVLMGEGADGPVPVAAHVSADRVGEIGALLMEGRKPPAALKLTALSPDELEASFWQSLRKRETPYAMVVDETNRADVEWRMFMGTYKGATDFITKHVWPWPAFLATRWLAPTFVTPNMVTTVSAVLMVAAFFLFLQGSWALGLVCAWGMTFLDTVDGKLARVTLTSSKWGDVFDHGIDLVHPPFWYVAWGLGLKAVGLAFAPATLFWVLTAIIAGYVLQRVMEGVAIQFLKLEIHIWRRMDTLFRQITARRNPNLAILTVSALIGRPDWGLVAVAVWTVLCLVLHGLQLAQALAEKRRTGTLSSWLNEPAQTER from the coding sequence GTGCTCGACGAGGATCACGCCATGGCGACGGCAACGAGCGAACCGTACGAGGCGGAGGGCGCGCAGGAGACGGCCCAGACCGGGCAGCCCGCGCTCTGCGTGCTCGCCGGCAGCGCCCCGCGCCTTTGGGGGTCGACGCTCGCCGAGCGCACGGAGCGCCAGTTCGTACGTGCCGGGCTCGACCGGTTCGTGAGCGCGGACGAGGCGGCGCTGGAAGGCGGCCATGTCATCCTCGTGCGCGCCGATGCCGTGATCGACCAGCCGCTCGTGCCAATCCTGATCGCGCGGCGGGACTTCGTGCTCATGGGCGAGGGCGCGGACGGGCCGGTGCCCGTGGCCGCCCATGTGAGTGCCGACCGCGTGGGCGAGATCGGTGCGCTGCTCATGGAGGGCCGCAAGCCGCCCGCGGCCCTCAAGCTGACCGCGCTGAGCCCCGACGAGCTGGAGGCGAGCTTCTGGCAGTCGCTGCGCAAGCGCGAGACGCCCTATGCCATGGTGGTCGACGAGACCAATCGCGCCGATGTCGAATGGCGCATGTTCATGGGCACCTACAAGGGCGCGACGGATTTCATCACCAAGCATGTCTGGCCCTGGCCGGCCTTCCTCGCGACCCGCTGGCTCGCGCCGACCTTCGTGACGCCGAACATGGTGACGACGGTCAGCGCCGTGCTCATGGTCGCCGCCTTCTTCCTGTTCCTCCAGGGGTCCTGGGCGCTCGGGCTCGTCTGCGCCTGGGGCATGACCTTCCTCGACACGGTCGACGGCAAGCTCGCCCGCGTCACGCTCACCTCCAGCAAGTGGGGCGACGTGTTCGATCACGGCATCGACCTCGTCCACCCGCCCTTCTGGTACGTCGCCTGGGGGCTCGGGCTGAAGGCGGTCGGGCTGGCGTTCGCGCCGGCGACGCTCTTCTGGGTGCTGACCGCGATCATCGCCGGCTATGTGCTCCAGCGCGTCATGGAGGGCGTCGCGATCCAGTTCTTGAAGCTGGAGATCCATATCTGGCGCCGGATGGACACGCTGTTCCGGCAGATCACGGCGCGGCGCAACCCCAATCTCGCGATCCTCACCGTGTCCGCGCTGATCGGCCGGCCGGACTGGGGGCTCGTCGCGGTCGCGGTGTGGACCGTGCTCTGCCTCGTCCTGCACGGGCTTCAGCTCGCCCAGGCGCTCGCGGAGAAGCGTCGCACGGGCACGCTTTCGTCCTGGCTCAACGAACCGGCACAGACTGAGCGATGA
- a CDS encoding LptF/LptG family permease, which translates to MWTLSWMLTRMFVVRFIVILLGISVFIVTLDAVAHSGDILALKDNDMTAVAYYGLLRLPGVASSFINISALLAMLLLLTELSANSELVAIWASGVSQFRVIGMFVPIALLVGGVQFLVNDQAVPWAAPTLHDWGIGDYGKKKLKVGEGDPIWMRSGNDILRAVSSNPQATELDEVIIFRRDPDGVLLEQVMANHAELTDGRWELSDVTIYYQENLPPSHIAKLIYSGLLRPAAVGARSGDPEEMTISDLDYFIENGGFGIRPTQVYETWWHKRFTLFVTALLMVALAVPLSAHYRRGGGLGVMFAIGVALGFGFFILEGLSMTIGELGIMAPWMAAWMPIFIFTATAGMLAFRAETI; encoded by the coding sequence ATGTGGACACTCTCGTGGATGCTGACGCGGATGTTCGTGGTGCGCTTCATCGTCATCCTGCTCGGCATTTCGGTCTTCATCGTCACGCTCGACGCGGTCGCCCATTCCGGCGACATCCTGGCGCTGAAGGACAACGACATGACCGCGGTCGCCTATTACGGGCTCCTGCGGCTGCCGGGCGTGGCCTCGAGCTTCATCAACATCTCCGCGCTGCTGGCCATGCTTCTGCTCCTGACGGAGCTCAGCGCCAACAGCGAGCTCGTCGCCATCTGGGCCTCCGGCGTGTCGCAGTTCCGCGTGATCGGCATGTTCGTGCCCATCGCGCTGCTCGTCGGCGGCGTCCAGTTCCTCGTCAACGACCAGGCCGTGCCCTGGGCCGCCCCCACGCTCCATGACTGGGGCATAGGCGACTACGGCAAGAAGAAGCTCAAGGTGGGCGAGGGCGACCCGATCTGGATGCGCTCCGGCAACGACATCCTGCGCGCTGTGAGCAGCAACCCGCAGGCGACCGAGCTCGACGAGGTCATCATCTTCCGGCGCGACCCGGACGGCGTGCTCCTGGAGCAGGTGATGGCCAACCATGCGGAGCTGACGGACGGGCGCTGGGAGCTCTCCGACGTCACGATCTACTATCAGGAGAACCTGCCGCCGAGCCACATCGCCAAGCTGATCTACAGCGGTCTCCTGCGCCCGGCCGCGGTCGGTGCGCGCTCGGGCGACCCGGAGGAGATGACGATCTCCGACCTCGACTATTTCATCGAGAATGGCGGCTTCGGCATTCGCCCCACGCAGGTCTACGAGACCTGGTGGCACAAGCGCTTCACGCTGTTCGTCACAGCGCTTCTCATGGTCGCGCTCGCCGTGCCGCTGTCGGCGCACTACAGGCGCGGCGGCGGCCTCGGCGTGATGTTCGCGATCGGCGTGGCGCTGGGCTTCGGCTTCTTCATCCTGGAGGGGCTGTCCATGACCATCGGCGAGCTCGGCATCATGGCACCGTGGATGGCCGCCTGGATGCCGATCTTCATCTTCACCGCGACGGCGGGCATGCTGGCCTTCCGGGCGGAAACCATATGA
- a CDS encoding LptF/LptG family permease, which translates to MAFISITSRYIIRQVSGPLFAAMAIGLLVLLAERMVRLLDVTLGKKNSFAIVFEMLAYLVPHYLGLAVPAALFLGLLFGFNRLSKSSELDAFLAAGIGLHQLTRPVLALALALMFAAIAIFGWAQPYTRYAYRSVEYTVKNVDVFYLAEEGVFMQAGSRTFILDKLERSSNEFERIFLFEDRGADGSETVTAERGALIEVPGETRPVLHLENGHRLTVDGWPGAGTSAAQPTSVVGDFSSAETPLGKETSRLFRPRGNDQRELTLPELAMRLDSPPPDATRDEMVAELHKRLVNIFSLPVLPFLAIPFALGRRRGMRAYRFGAALIILVAYHEILEQGTLLVRVGQLSPYIALWLPYAVLTVFSGWRYYRACFTVRQEWLEPLADRVNETIRGLFRRVVRTAEPL; encoded by the coding sequence ATGGCATTCATCAGCATCACATCGCGCTACATCATCCGCCAGGTCTCCGGCCCCCTGTTCGCCGCCATGGCGATCGGCCTCCTGGTGCTTCTGGCGGAGCGTATGGTGCGGCTGCTCGATGTGACGCTCGGCAAGAAGAACTCCTTCGCCATCGTCTTCGAGATGCTGGCCTATCTGGTGCCGCATTATCTGGGGCTCGCCGTTCCGGCGGCGCTGTTCCTGGGCCTTCTGTTCGGCTTCAACAGGCTGTCGAAGTCGAGCGAGCTCGATGCCTTCCTCGCCGCCGGGATCGGCCTGCACCAGCTCACCCGCCCGGTGCTGGCGCTGGCGCTCGCCCTGATGTTCGCCGCCATCGCCATCTTCGGCTGGGCCCAGCCCTATACGCGCTATGCCTACCGCTCGGTGGAATACACGGTGAAGAACGTCGATGTGTTCTATCTCGCCGAGGAAGGCGTGTTCATGCAGGCCGGCTCGCGCACCTTCATCCTCGACAAGCTGGAGCGCAGCTCCAACGAGTTCGAGCGCATATTCCTGTTCGAGGACCGCGGGGCCGACGGCAGCGAGACGGTGACCGCCGAGCGCGGCGCGCTGATCGAGGTGCCGGGCGAAACGCGCCCCGTCCTCCATCTGGAGAACGGCCATCGGCTGACGGTGGACGGCTGGCCCGGGGCGGGCACCTCCGCGGCACAGCCCACCTCCGTGGTCGGCGACTTCTCCTCCGCGGAAACGCCGCTCGGCAAGGAGACAAGCCGCCTGTTCCGCCCGCGCGGCAACGACCAGCGCGAGCTCACCCTGCCAGAGCTCGCCATGCGGCTCGACAGTCCCCCGCCCGACGCCACGCGCGACGAGATGGTCGCGGAACTCCACAAGCGGCTGGTGAACATCTTCTCCCTGCCTGTCCTGCCGTTCCTCGCCATTCCCTTCGCGCTGGGGCGCCGGCGCGGCATGCGGGCCTACCGCTTCGGCGCGGCGCTGATCATCCTGGTGGCCTATCACGAGATCCTCGAACAGGGCACGCTGCTCGTGCGGGTCGGCCAGTTGTCGCCCTATATCGCGCTGTGGCTGCCCTATGCCGTGCTCACGGTCTTCTCGGGATGGCGCTACTACCGCGCCTGCTTCACGGTGCGCCAGGAGTGGCTCGAGCCGCTCGCCGACAGGGTCAACGAGACGATCCGCGGCCTCTTCCGCCGCGTCGTCAGAACCGCGGAGCCCCTGTGA
- a CDS encoding HIT family protein, producing MANETMQKFGFPDTLVADYRHWCVLLRPAQATLGALVLVCKDEARAFSEISPDAFAELADATAGIEGALSAFRPYDKINYLMLMMVDPDVHFHVLPRYSAAQDFEGTAFPDSGWPGPPALAKAVEPDEALRGRLVAALRAAWPDAAKMG from the coding sequence ATGGCCAACGAAACAATGCAGAAATTCGGCTTTCCTGATACGCTGGTTGCCGATTACCGTCACTGGTGCGTGCTTCTGCGCCCCGCCCAGGCAACGCTGGGAGCCCTGGTGCTCGTATGCAAGGACGAGGCGCGCGCCTTCTCGGAGATTTCCCCGGACGCCTTTGCGGAGCTTGCGGACGCGACGGCCGGCATCGAAGGGGCGCTTTCGGCCTTCCGACCCTATGACAAGATCAACTATCTCATGCTGATGATGGTCGACCCCGACGTCCATTTCCATGTCCTGCCGCGCTATTCGGCGGCGCAGGATTTCGAGGGCACGGCCTTTCCCGATTCCGGCTGGCCCGGCCCGCCCGCGCTCGCCAAGGCGGTCGAGCCGGACGAGGCCCTGCGCGGCCGCCTCGTCGCGGCGCTGCGCGCGGCCTGGCCGGACGCGGCCAAGATGGGCTGA
- a CDS encoding metallophosphoesterase family protein gives MFTLAHLSDVHLSPMPPLSLRALATKRFYGYQSWLRRRRQIHRRHVTDLLVEDIRRAAPDHVAVTGDLVNLATRQEFASAAQWLSEFGVPDWITVVPGNHDAYVPVPFEDGIGRWADYMRGDLAVAGTITRPSPEPFPFVRTRRNIALIGLSSSVPTGPLLASGRLGHAQIEMLGEILSVLRARGFFRVVLIHHPPLPGMNARRKALLDAPRLAGVLAEEGAELVLHGHNHQHSLKRLVSRHGPVHVVGVPSASAVARHGKPASAWYRYAINRTNGVWTCDVTVRAYDEASDRFTEADRLALDMDSDDRAGQAAGLAAEA, from the coding sequence ATGTTCACACTGGCCCACCTCTCCGACGTCCATCTCTCGCCCATGCCGCCGTTGTCGCTGCGCGCGCTGGCGACCAAGCGCTTCTACGGCTACCAGTCCTGGTTGAGGCGCCGGCGCCAGATCCATCGACGCCACGTCACCGACCTGCTCGTGGAGGATATCCGCCGCGCCGCGCCCGATCACGTCGCGGTCACCGGCGATCTGGTCAACCTCGCCACCCGGCAGGAATTCGCCAGTGCCGCTCAGTGGCTTTCCGAGTTCGGCGTGCCCGACTGGATCACGGTGGTTCCGGGCAATCACGACGCCTATGTGCCGGTGCCCTTCGAGGACGGCATCGGCCGCTGGGCCGACTATATGCGCGGCGACCTTGCCGTGGCGGGCACGATCACGCGCCCCTCGCCCGAGCCCTTTCCCTTCGTGCGTACCCGGCGCAACATCGCGCTGATCGGCTTGTCGAGCTCGGTGCCGACGGGCCCGCTGCTTGCCTCCGGCCGGCTCGGCCACGCCCAGATCGAGATGCTGGGCGAGATCCTCTCGGTCCTGCGCGCGCGCGGCTTCTTCCGTGTGGTGCTCATCCATCACCCGCCCCTGCCCGGCATGAACGCGCGGCGCAAGGCGCTGCTCGACGCCCCCCGGCTCGCCGGCGTCCTTGCGGAGGAAGGCGCGGAGCTCGTGCTCCACGGCCACAATCACCAGCATTCCCTGAAGCGACTGGTCTCGCGCCACGGCCCCGTGCATGTTGTCGGCGTCCCGTCGGCATCCGCGGTCGCCCGGCATGGCAAGCCCGCATCGGCCTGGTACCGCTATGCGATCAACCGCACGAACGGCGTGTGGACCTGCGACGTGACCGTGCGGGCCTATGACGAGGCGTCGGACCGCTTCACCGAGGCCGACCGCCTCGCCCTCGACATGGACTCCGACGACAGGGCGGGCCAGGCCGCCGGTCTTGCGGCGGAAGCGTGA
- a CDS encoding NTP transferase domain-containing protein — translation MKVVILGAGQGKRLLPLTQDIPKALLDIGGRQLVARQIDAFAACGIKEFVVITGYGAPLMDAALEALAQELSVEIRTVFNPFYTVADNLASCWMARHEMGSDFVQVNGDNVFKADMVERILAAPPAPVTVAINHKDQYDNDDMKVMLDGERLTEIGKTLPLEAVDAEAIGIYVFRGEGADVYRGVLDQAMHEPSGLKQWFPSAVGTTAKLTDVKVCAIDGHEWCEVDFPVDLQAARQMVSSW, via the coding sequence GTGAAAGTTGTGATCCTTGGCGCAGGCCAGGGCAAGCGGCTCCTGCCGTTGACCCAGGACATCCCCAAGGCGCTCCTCGATATCGGCGGACGCCAGCTCGTCGCCCGCCAGATCGATGCGTTCGCCGCATGCGGCATCAAGGAATTCGTGGTCATCACCGGCTACGGCGCCCCGCTCATGGACGCCGCGCTCGAAGCGCTTGCGCAGGAGCTGTCGGTGGAGATCCGCACGGTGTTCAATCCCTTCTACACGGTGGCCGACAATCTGGCGAGCTGCTGGATGGCGCGTCATGAGATGGGGTCCGATTTCGTCCAGGTCAATGGCGACAACGTCTTCAAGGCCGACATGGTGGAGCGCATCCTCGCCGCGCCGCCTGCGCCCGTCACCGTGGCGATAAACCACAAGGACCAGTATGACAACGACGATATGAAGGTCATGCTGGACGGCGAGCGCCTCACCGAGATCGGCAAGACCCTGCCGCTGGAGGCCGTGGATGCGGAGGCCATCGGCATCTACGTATTCCGCGGCGAGGGGGCGGACGTCTATCGCGGCGTGCTCGACCAGGCCATGCACGAGCCCTCCGGCCTCAAGCAGTGGTTTCCCTCCGCCGTCGGCACCACCGCCAAGCTCACCGACGTCAAGGTTTGCGCGATCGACGGCCACGAATGGTGCGAGGTCGACTTCCCGGTCGATCTGCAGGCCGCTCGCCAGATGGTCTCTTCCTGGTAA
- a CDS encoding nucleotidyltransferase family protein, which translates to MTADASFPRYDVLVLAAGRGPDDPMAKAFGVSHKCLVELGGVPMLARVLKALAAAPHIGRIVVSIDRPDIVAQASAAAGDVEATAIASTTSAPASVIAAASSGELTFPLLVTTGDHALLTAEMVQHFLAESAASGADLTVGLAREETIAAAYPETKRTYFAFGRDRVSGCNLFALNSEQALKAIAFWARLDRDRKHPFRLMRAFGLSSLALYALGRLDLDRAFARASRKLGLVARPVDMPFAEAAIDVDKPADKRLVDEILSKTGHSPGAV; encoded by the coding sequence ATGACGGCGGATGCCTCCTTCCCGCGCTACGACGTGCTGGTGCTGGCGGCCGGGCGCGGGCCGGACGACCCCATGGCCAAGGCCTTCGGCGTCTCGCACAAATGTCTCGTCGAGCTCGGCGGCGTGCCGATGCTGGCGCGGGTCCTGAAAGCGCTCGCCGCCGCCCCGCATATCGGCCGCATCGTGGTCTCCATCGACCGGCCCGACATCGTCGCGCAGGCCAGTGCGGCGGCCGGCGACGTGGAGGCCACCGCAATCGCCTCCACCACCAGCGCGCCGGCCTCCGTCATCGCGGCGGCGAGCTCGGGCGAGCTCACCTTTCCGCTGCTCGTCACGACCGGCGACCATGCGCTCCTGACGGCGGAGATGGTGCAGCATTTCCTGGCGGAATCGGCGGCCTCCGGCGCCGACCTCACCGTCGGGCTCGCGCGCGAGGAGACCATCGCGGCGGCCTATCCGGAAACGAAGCGCACCTATTTCGCCTTCGGGCGGGACCGGGTCTCGGGCTGCAATCTGTTCGCGCTCAACAGCGAGCAGGCGCTCAAGGCCATCGCCTTCTGGGCGCGCCTGGACCGGGACCGCAAGCACCCGTTCCGCCTCATGCGGGCCTTCGGCCTCTCGTCGCTGGCGCTCTACGCGCTCGGCCGTCTCGATCTCGACCGCGCCTTCGCGCGCGCCTCGCGCAAGCTCGGCCTCGTCGCCCGGCCCGTCGACATGCCGTTCGCCGAGGCCGCCATCGATGTGGACAAGCCCGCGGACAAGCGCCTCGTGGACGAGATCCTGTCGAAGACGGGACACAGCCCCGGGGCTGTCTGA